The stretch of DNA CACCGTCTACGACATGTGCAAGAGCGTGGACCGGGGCATGGTCATCGAGAACGTGCAGCTCGAGCACAAGTCCGGAGGCCGCTCCGGCACCTGGAACCGGACGGAGCCCAAGCCCCCGCGCCGGGCGGCCCGCAAGGGTTAGCGCGCGGCGTCCGCGTGCAGCCGCGCCAGGTGGAAGGCGGCCACGATGATGGCGTGGGTGATGTGGCCCTCGCGGATGAGGCGCGGCACGTCCGCGTAGGGGTGCAGCTCCACGACGAGGTCCTCCCCCTCGTCCGGGCGGCCCCCGTGCTTCTGCACGCAGTCGCGCGCGAGGAAGGAGTAGCAGGTGTTGCCCTGGAGGGCGGGGTTGGGCCTCACGCTCCCCAGCGCCTCCACCCGGCCCGGCACGTAGCCCGTCTCCTCTTCCAGCTCCCGGGCCGCGGCCACCGCCGGGTCTTCCCCCGCCTCCACGAGGCCCCCCGGAATCTCCAGGGTGCTGTCGCACGTGCCGAAGCGGAACTGCCGCACCAGGACAATGCGCTCATCGGGCGTCAGGGCGATGATGTTCACCCAGTCCGGCGTGTCGATGAGCAGGCGCGGGTGCTCATGGCCCGTGCGCGGGTCGGCGAAGATGTCGCTGCGGACCTTGGCGATGCGGTAGTCGTGCTCGAGGCCACGGCGCAGGCGCTGCCAGGGACGGGGAAGGGGGGAC from Stigmatella aurantiaca encodes:
- a CDS encoding NUDIX hydrolase; translated protein: MSPLPRPWQRLRRGLEHDYRIAKVRSDIFADPRTGHEHPRLLIDTPDWVNIIALTPDERIVLVRQFRFGTCDSTLEIPGGLVEAGEDPAVAAARELEEETGYVPGRVEALGSVRPNPALQGNTCYSFLARDCVQKHGGRPDEGEDLVVELHPYADVPRLIREGHITHAIIVAAFHLARLHADAAR